The Flavobacterium sp. 123 genome contains a region encoding:
- the bamA gene encoding outer membrane protein assembly factor BamA yields MRLSLVIKKENVDLEKQVNKLNNFLVLHKSIKIVLTLLIFGSFSQIKAQDRVPFDQGKKYILADVTVVGKISFNNQTVVTFSGLQKGQEITVPGEEISSAIKKLGKLGLFNEISFYVNKIENDSIFLDLNLEELPKLGQVKFVGVKKNKTESLIKDNGLTKNKVVNENLITTTKNYIENKYKKDGYYNTKVNINTIVDTTTVNLVNMVINVDKGTKIKIDEIDFIGNKKLSDKTLRGAMKDTKQKKTTRLLKASKFIKDKYKKDLEKVIDAYKEKGYRDARILSDSVAYDKDKKALAIKIKVDEGNKYYFGNIKFLGNTVYSDQGLNSVLGVKKGDVYNGVLLEKRIADKSKPDGEDITNLYQNNGYLFSNINAVEVKTVNDTIDFEIRVTEGPIAYFNKITVVGNDKTNDRVIYRELRTKPGEKYSKEELVRTIREIGQLGFFDPEAIDPKFKNVDSGAGTVDIEYNLVEKGSSQIELQGGYGGGGFIGTLGLSFNNFSARNMLNKEAYKPLPMGDGQKVSLRLQGSTYFQTYSVSFSEPWFGGKKPVQFSSSISYSKQFSNNYVTYKVDKSKSFNILTLSVGLAKRLTVPDDYFVLSQSVSFQHYDLNNYNTGLFTFGNGASRNLAYTIGLTRSNKGVNPIFPTYGSEFSLTAKLTPPYSLLNGVKYASLGDTEAYKYKYTGTTYTGVNGIQVNKGDYLEAIPSTTNPYPNSVANYQDAAADPALVDQKKFNWLEYYKIKFKADWYTKIYGKLVLRTLSEFGFMGAYNQERGLVPFERFYLGGDGMAMYSMDGRETIQLRGYPNNSLTPVNSKGEQIGATVYNKFSLEMRYPITLKASASIYGLAFLEAGSSYENFKSYNPFALNRSAGFGLRVFMPAFGLLGIDFGHGFDALPGQTKPNGWETHFIIGQQF; encoded by the coding sequence ATGAGGCTATCATTAGTTATCAAAAAAGAGAACGTAGATTTGGAAAAACAAGTGAACAAATTAAATAATTTTTTAGTGTTACATAAAAGCATAAAAATAGTCCTTACCCTATTGATTTTTGGAAGTTTTTCTCAAATTAAAGCGCAAGACAGAGTCCCTTTTGATCAAGGAAAAAAATACATCCTAGCTGACGTAACAGTTGTTGGCAAAATAAGTTTTAACAATCAAACCGTAGTTACCTTTTCAGGACTTCAAAAAGGTCAGGAAATAACAGTTCCAGGTGAAGAAATTAGCAGCGCTATAAAGAAGCTTGGTAAATTAGGGCTATTCAATGAAATCTCTTTTTACGTTAATAAAATTGAAAACGACAGCATCTTCTTAGATTTAAATCTGGAAGAATTACCAAAATTAGGTCAAGTAAAATTTGTTGGTGTTAAGAAAAATAAAACAGAGTCTTTAATAAAAGACAACGGCCTTACCAAGAATAAAGTAGTAAACGAAAACTTAATTACTACTACCAAAAACTACATTGAAAACAAATACAAAAAAGATGGATACTACAATACTAAAGTAAACATCAATACAATAGTTGATACAACTACAGTAAATCTAGTCAACATGGTCATCAATGTTGACAAAGGAACCAAAATAAAAATTGACGAAATTGATTTTATTGGCAACAAAAAACTAAGCGACAAAACCTTGCGCGGAGCAATGAAAGACACGAAGCAAAAGAAAACTACTCGCTTATTAAAAGCTTCGAAATTCATTAAAGACAAATACAAAAAAGATTTAGAAAAAGTAATTGATGCCTATAAAGAAAAAGGATATAGAGATGCTAGAATACTTTCTGATTCTGTGGCTTATGACAAAGACAAAAAAGCATTAGCCATAAAAATAAAAGTTGATGAAGGAAACAAATATTATTTTGGAAATATCAAATTCTTAGGAAATACAGTATACTCTGATCAAGGTCTAAACAGTGTTTTAGGAGTTAAAAAAGGAGATGTTTATAATGGTGTTTTATTAGAAAAAAGAATTGCTGATAAATCAAAACCTGATGGTGAAGATATTACAAATTTATATCAAAATAATGGTTATTTATTTTCTAACATCAATGCAGTAGAAGTAAAAACCGTAAACGACACTATCGATTTTGAAATACGTGTAACAGAAGGACCTATAGCTTATTTTAATAAAATTACAGTTGTTGGAAATGACAAAACAAACGACCGTGTTATTTACCGAGAACTAAGAACTAAACCAGGAGAAAAATATAGCAAAGAAGAACTTGTTAGAACTATTCGTGAGATTGGACAACTTGGATTTTTTGATCCAGAAGCTATTGACCCTAAATTTAAGAATGTGGATTCAGGAGCTGGAACAGTTGACATCGAATATAATTTAGTAGAAAAAGGATCCAGCCAGATAGAACTTCAAGGAGGTTATGGTGGAGGCGGATTCATCGGTACGCTTGGATTATCATTCAACAACTTTTCTGCAAGAAACATGCTAAACAAAGAAGCTTACAAACCACTTCCTATGGGAGATGGTCAAAAAGTATCGTTGCGTTTACAAGGAAGTACTTATTTCCAAACCTATAGTGTGTCGTTTTCTGAACCATGGTTTGGAGGAAAAAAACCAGTACAATTCAGTTCTTCGATATCTTACAGCAAGCAGTTTTCAAACAATTATGTAACCTATAAAGTAGATAAAAGTAAAAGTTTCAATATCTTAACATTATCTGTTGGATTGGCAAAAAGACTGACTGTACCGGATGATTATTTTGTATTATCACAATCTGTTAGTTTTCAACACTACGATTTAAATAATTACAATACAGGATTATTTACTTTTGGTAATGGAGCTTCAAGAAATTTAGCATACACTATTGGTTTAACAAGAAGTAACAAAGGGGTAAATCCAATATTCCCAACTTACGGATCTGAATTTAGCTTAACAGCTAAACTAACACCTCCTTATTCCCTTTTAAATGGAGTTAAGTACGCTTCTCTAGGAGATACTGAAGCTTATAAATATAAATATACTGGAACAACTTATACTGGAGTAAACGGAATTCAAGTAAATAAAGGAGATTACTTAGAAGCAATTCCATCAACAACAAATCCATATCCTAACAGTGTTGCTAATTATCAAGACGCTGCCGCAGACCCAGCATTAGTAGACCAAAAGAAATTTAATTGGTTAGAATATTATAAAATTAAATTCAAAGCAGATTGGTATACAAAAATTTATGGTAAATTAGTATTACGAACTTTATCAGAATTTGGATTTATGGGTGCCTATAATCAAGAAAGAGGATTAGTTCCTTTTGAAAGATTTTATTTAGGTGGAGATGGAATGGCAATGTACTCCATGGACGGTAGAGAAACGATACAATTAAGAGGGTATCCTAACAACTCTTTGACTCCTGTAAATAGTAAAGGAGAACAAATTGGTGCTACGGTATACAATAAATTCTCATTAGAAATGCGTTATCCAATAACCTTAAAAGCATCAGCATCCATTTATGGTTTAGCTTTTTTAGAAGCAGGATCGTCATATGAAAATTTCAAAAGCTATAATCCTTTTGCGTTAAATCGTTCAGCAGGATTTGGTTTACGCGTATTTATGCCTGCTTTTGGATTATTAGGAATTGATTTTGGACATGGTTTTGATGCTTTACCAGGACAAACAAAACCAAATGGATGGGAAACCCATTTTATAATAGGACAACAGTTTTAA